A window from Herbaspirillum sp. meg3 encodes these proteins:
- the moaC gene encoding cyclic pyranopterin monophosphate synthase MoaC — translation MTSSKTINSNANNDADANQGLTHFDQGGQAHMVDVGGKAETHRVAIASGTIRMKPETLAVIQSGTAKKGDVLGIARIAAIMASKRTSDLIPLCHPLALTHVSVDFDIDQAQSSIGCTVRVETQGKTGVEMEALTAVQVGLLTIYDMSKAIDRGMVMTDIRVQEKHGGKSGSWSQA, via the coding sequence ATGACTTCTTCCAAGACGATCAATTCCAATGCAAACAACGATGCTGATGCCAATCAGGGCCTGACGCATTTCGATCAGGGCGGCCAGGCGCACATGGTGGATGTCGGCGGCAAGGCGGAAACGCACCGCGTCGCCATTGCCAGCGGCACTATCCGAATGAAGCCGGAAACACTTGCCGTGATTCAATCCGGTACTGCAAAAAAAGGGGACGTGCTCGGCATCGCTCGTATCGCCGCCATCATGGCGTCCAAACGGACGAGTGATCTGATTCCCCTGTGCCATCCGCTGGCGCTGACGCATGTCTCAGTCGATTTCGACATCGATCAGGCGCAGTCGAGTATCGGCTGTACCGTACGCGTGGAAACGCAGGGAAAGACCGGTGTGGAAATGGAAGCCCTAACGGCAGTACAGGTCGGCCTGCTGACCATCTACGACATGTCCAAGGCAATTGATCGCGGCATGGTCATGACGGATATCCGTGTGCAGGAAAAACATGGCGGCAAGTCCGGATCGTGGTCGCAGGCGTAG
- a CDS encoding M48 family metalloprotease: MPPRRRFHRLRPLLAAVALSLAALPLAVAPNLSTAQTLPTLGDTEREGLSPLLERKLGEQIMKEIRHDPDYLDDGPLLEYLNNFGSNLVSVRPDVRGEAGYDFFFFAVRDPVLNAFALPGGFIAVHSGLLLAAQSESELASVLAHEIGHVAQRHIARMIGQQKQNSMIQLASIVLGALAGVSKVGGDAAMATMMGGTGVAMQRQLNFSRDAEREADRVGLQILRDGGFDTSGMVAFFGRLQSASRNFGDSLPPYLLTHPLTTERIADIQARIRDQRYKQRADNPDFQLIRARVRLLQDNSAQGVRDAQAYFESQLRQNTKMQIMVSKYGLAYAAYLQRSYDKAETLLQEARAASQPMVPSILFGNLEIDIKIAKKQPDQALKIAEALRKQFPISRMAARQYADALIESGRYDQAVTYLRDQAQLYRSEVAVQNLLAKAYAGQGKQALQHMALAESYFLSGSLPAAIEQLGIARKAPDATFYDQAMIDARERDLKEQWKEEMKETKGRG, translated from the coding sequence ATGCCGCCGCGCCGCCGTTTTCATCGCTTGCGTCCTTTGTTGGCAGCAGTCGCGTTGTCGCTAGCTGCTTTGCCTTTGGCGGTTGCGCCCAACCTCAGTACTGCCCAAACTTTACCCACGCTGGGTGATACCGAGCGTGAAGGTTTGTCGCCGCTGCTGGAGCGCAAGCTGGGTGAGCAAATCATGAAGGAGATCCGGCATGATCCGGATTATCTCGACGATGGTCCGTTGCTCGAATATCTGAATAATTTCGGATCAAATCTGGTGTCGGTGCGTCCCGATGTGCGCGGAGAAGCCGGCTACGATTTCTTCTTCTTTGCCGTGCGCGATCCGGTACTCAATGCGTTTGCTTTGCCGGGTGGTTTTATCGCCGTGCATTCCGGCCTCTTGCTGGCAGCACAAAGCGAGTCGGAACTGGCCTCCGTGCTGGCGCATGAAATCGGTCACGTTGCGCAGCGCCATATCGCGCGCATGATCGGCCAGCAGAAGCAGAATTCCATGATTCAGCTTGCGTCCATCGTTCTCGGTGCACTGGCTGGTGTGTCCAAGGTCGGTGGTGATGCGGCGATGGCAACGATGATGGGCGGTACCGGCGTGGCGATGCAGCGGCAACTGAACTTCAGCCGCGACGCCGAGCGCGAAGCCGACCGGGTCGGCTTGCAGATTCTGCGCGACGGCGGTTTTGATACCTCGGGTATGGTGGCGTTCTTCGGTCGCCTGCAAAGTGCGTCGCGCAATTTCGGCGACTCATTGCCGCCTTATTTGCTGACGCACCCGCTGACGACAGAACGTATCGCCGATATTCAGGCGCGTATTCGCGATCAGCGTTATAAGCAGCGCGCCGACAATCCAGACTTCCAGTTGATCCGCGCACGCGTGCGTCTGCTGCAAGACAATTCGGCGCAGGGTGTGCGCGACGCGCAGGCATATTTTGAGTCGCAATTGCGCCAGAACACCAAGATGCAGATCATGGTGTCGAAGTACGGACTGGCCTATGCCGCGTATCTCCAGCGTTCTTACGACAAAGCGGAAACCTTGCTGCAAGAGGCGCGTGCTGCATCGCAGCCGATGGTGCCGAGTATTCTGTTCGGCAATCTGGAAATCGATATCAAGATCGCCAAGAAGCAACCGGATCAGGCGCTCAAGATTGCGGAAGCGCTGCGCAAGCAGTTTCCGATTTCACGCATGGCGGCGCGCCAATATGCTGACGCACTGATAGAAAGCGGGCGTTACGACCAGGCCGTCACGTATCTGCGCGATCAGGCCCAACTCTATCGCAGCGAAGTGGCGGTGCAGAATTTGCTTGCCAAGGCCTACGCAGGGCAGGGCAAGCAAGCCTTGCAGCACATGGCGTTGGCGGAGTCTTATTTCTTGTCGGGTAGTTTGCCGGCCGCAATTGAACAATTGGGCATTGCGCGCAAAGCACCGGATGCGACATTCTATGATCAGGCCATGATCGACGCGCGCGAACGCGATCTGAAAGAACAGTGGAAAGAGGAAATGAAGGAAACCAAAGGGCGTGGATAA